The genomic DNA TGTTCCGTGTCCCGAGGAACTGACGAAAAATGCCACCCAGTGGCTACCGGGTCGTGTGTGGTCATCGGTGTTTGATACAATGGCTGTCGGGCGTGTCCAGATGAGGGGTATCTGATCCGCTGCAAAAACCCCGGTCCTCCCGTTCGGAATCGTCGGCATCGCGCTCCATATCTGTAGACTGTCCATTTTGcgcgtctttttcttcttcttcttcctcgtccTCGTTATCGGAGATAATCATACCACGCGCGGAAGATTGTAAGGGGGGGTATTCGAGCCGCTCGTAGTAGTAGTACGCAGTTCGTAGGGAGCGGCAATTACGCTATCGGACGTAGGTCTGGGTGAATCAGGAGAGATTTCCGATGAAGCGTCTGGTTCTGGTATGACAGCTCCTAGCGATGAATTTCTCTGTGGTGGTTGGGGGGCCTGATGACTGGACGAACACTTCTCTCCGGTGATGCTGTGCTTACTGACTGACGCAGCTTCTGTATACTCGTATTTAGTTAAAATGTCGTTGCTGATGACCCATTTTTTGAGTTTGAGTGCGTTGTTCGTCGCGCAGGCGAAAAATTCCTCCTTCTTCACACCATGGAAGAAGCACCATTCTGAAGAACGTTCCAGCTTGCCGAATGCCGGGCATTCGAGGTCCTCCAAGTTCAATACTTGTCGCGCAGtaacattttcaatatatttcgatttctCGCGTCCGCGGGCAACAATACAATGAGCGTTACGTGCGATTTCTCGTAGATTAACGGCTAGTTGAAGCAGAGTGATGTCACCTTCGAACCACTCGATGCCGTGATGGTAACAGGTAACGTAATTATTTACGGCACGTTCTTTAAGTGGCAGATCCGCGAAGGGATATGGTGGTTCTACTAGCCAGTGTGCCGAGTAGCGGTGATCGAGGGTGACGACTGCCACTTCTTTCGGTATGAATTTGCCGTAGACATCTCGAATCCCTTGGATATCCATCACGTAATCCATACTTGAGCTTCAGCGAACGTACTCGAGTGAACAAAGATTGCAAGAGCGATGCTGTCGCGGTGTAGTTTGAATGCTGACTGACTCGGCATTGCAGTTGCGTGAGGCGTTTTATATGTGTGGTGTCCGTGCGTCGTTAGTCAATAAATTACACAGATTAATTGTTGCATATTActagatatatatttattataagaaCTGACGAGGAACACGTGTGTCTTTTACAACGATCACATGGGGAGGCATTGGAGGCAGGAAGTGTATCCGTCAGGTACGCTAAACACAAGTGGCGCTATACAAAGCGAACTAGCCCCGTTTGCTTAGTCGGTAACATCGATAATGTAGTACACTACACTCCTCCCCTTTTACATTAATTTTCCTCTCTCTAGATACATCCATcattacaaaatattataagtCTAAGCGTTGAGGTGGTTTCGTAGTACGACTTGAGCGACGCAACGTCGGTATCGTCATTACATTTTTATGCATAattggatttctttttttagacATAATTGCTCTCTCACATTTTGTCGCATTTATCAACTTATTCTCTAATACATTTGGTATTTCCTTACAACTAAATTTATCATTAATAACACAGCTTTCGTTAGAATTATTTACAAGTTTTGGGTGATTTTCAGTCTCTATCTCTACTTCTTGAATTACCTTATCTACTATTACATTCTTATCTCTAGTTACAGATGGCATTACCGTGTTATCATTGCCTAGCCTACCAGGTTGATGTTCTTTAATCTCAACGTTTTGTACAACTGGTCTAATTTCTtgagtacatttttttatttggtctACATGACGTTTCCAAACTATACCATTTGAAGCTATGACTTGGTATGTGACCGGAGAAAGTTTACTAGTTACAGTAGCTAGTATCCATGAACTAGAACTATAGTCCTTCACCATAACCTTCTCATTAACTTCAAATTGCACACAGCGAATTCCGCAAAAATTACGCTGTTGAGCTTCTTGACTTACTTGGACTTTATTCCGAAGTGTTGGTCTAAGTAAATCTAGACGCGTACGAAAAGCTCGACCTGTTTGTAATTCCGCAGGACTATAACCCGTCGTTGAATGTTGAGTAGCACGATAATAGAACAAAAACTTAAACAAGGCTTCCTGTTTATCTAGCCCTGATTTAACTAATatcttaaatttctttttgaagGTTTTGACAGAATTTTCTGCTGCACCATTGGATGCTGGATGATATGGTGCTGTGCGTATATGCATAACTCCATATTTCACAAGAAATTCCATAAATTCTTTTGAAGTAAAAGCAGGACCATTATCTGTAACTAATTTAACAGGTAAACCCCACGTCGTAAAATAATCTTTTAACACCAATATTGTTTGCTTAGAAGTAATATCACTCATGGGTCTAACATCTAACCATTTTGAGAAAGCGTCTAAAATTACTATATACATTTGAGAATCTATTGGACCAAGGAAGTCCCCGTGAAGTCGTTGGTTTGGAGCGTCTGGCCAACTCCACGGATGTAATCTAGCTCTAGGAGGATAATCGGCATTCTCCAAACACAGAACACACGACTTGGAAATCTCTTCAATATCTCTATCGATGCCAGGCCACCAAATATACGACCTTGCCAGTGACTTTATGCGCACAATTCCCATATCAATTTCGTGTAACTCATTCAACATTCGACTACGTAGGGTACAAGGAATAACAACCCTGTGTCCCCACATTAAACACTTATTCTCAATCGTCAATTCCCTTCTACGATTCTCAAAAGATTTAAATTCACTACTAGTTTCTTTTGGCCAACCAAACTTAACGAAACTAATAACTTTACTCAAAACTGCATCTCTTTCACTTTCTTCACTCACGATTTGGTCATCAATTGTTGGTATATCatctaaaatataattaagaTATGTAAACTCTTCACTATCTTCATTCCCTTCCTCTTTAATTTGCGAATTCATTCGAGATAGAAAATCTGCACTTATATTATCAATTCCTTTAATGTactcaatattaaaatcataACCTGACAATATAACAGCTCAGCGTTGCAGACGACTTGCCGCCATTTGCggaataccttttttttttcaaaaaatatgaattaatgGCTTATGATCTGTCTCTAATTCAAAATGTCTGCCATAAAGAAACTGATGAAATGTTTTAACTGCAAAAACTATTGCCAAAGCCTCTCGGTCAATCTGTGAGTAATTCCTTTCAGCTTTAGTTAACATTCGCGAAGCAAAAGCTATGGGTTTGATTTCATCGTTATCAAACACATGCGCTAACACCGCCCCAATTCCAGTTGGTGAAGCATCACACGTTAATTTAACTTTTAAATTTGTATCAAAATGAACTAAGACGTTATGtgaaattaaacatttttttgctttgcTAAATGCATCATTACGAGTTTTAGTCCATGACCATTGAACGTTTTTTTGTAATAGTTCATATAAAGGACTAACTATTTCAGAATAGTTTTTGATGAATTtagcataaaaattaatcacacCCAAGAAAGCTCTTAATTGTTTCTGATTTGATGGAACAGGAATTTCTAAAATTGCTTTAATTCGTCGTTCAGAAATGTGAATACCTTCCTTATTAATTACATATCCTAAAAATTGTACTTcagttttaaataattcacatttctttttttgtgctGTTAATCCGCAGTCTCTAAGTCTATTTAATACCTCTTGTAATCGTTCATCATGAGTGTCACGTGTTTGACCCGCAATCAAAATGTCGTCGTAAAAACATACAACACCTTCAATTCCTTTCAAAATCTTTCCCATTTCCTCTTGAAATAACCCAGGAGCTGGAGAAACTCCAAAACATAATCTGTTATACGCAAATAACCCTCTATGGGTTGATATCAcaactaatttttttgactCATCGTCCAACTCAACCTGTTGGTACGCTCTTGATAgatcaatttttgagaaaaattgtccTTCTTTAATTCTAACAAGTAAATCCTGAACACGCGGAATCgggtgtttgtttttttttaaatttgggtTCAGTGTTATTTTAAAATCACCACACAAGCGAATATCGCCGCTATCTTTCTTAACAATCGGAACAATAGGTGTTCCCCAATCACTGTCATCCactggaaataaaatttcatctttaACCAATCTATCAATCTCTTTGTCAACTCTAGGTAATAAAGCATATGGTATCGGTCTCGGTTTGCAAAATACCGGAGTCacgttttctttcaattcaagtttaaatttcttttttgtatatCTCCCTAGCTTATCGGTAAATACATCGCTGTATTCATGCATCACCTCGTCAATTGCAAATTTAGTATCTTGACAGTAATTGATTCCGTGGTCAGATTGTTCcccaaaattcaatttaaacaaACCCAGATTCCGCACCCATTCTCTACCTACGATTGGTGTACTGTTGCCCTTAAACacaaacatttcaaaattcttaaaactAATATTGTTATATTCTACATTAACTATTAACAAGCCCAATGGAACCATTATATCTCCCTGATATGACTTAAAGTAACGTTTTGTCGGTAACAAATTCAaccgtttcaaaatttcggcctctgtataaattttctctgAAATAGCTGAAATTGCAGAGCCCGTATCAACTTCAAAATTCAACATAACATTTTCAacctttaattttattaaaattggcGCAGTTTTAGCTACGTTACTCTCTACAATTTTTCCTTGATCATCATCATCTAAATGAAAAAGTGTTTCTAAATCGTCCTCAAAATCATGCGCTTcgtcaataaaattatgattttccttctttttaaaattttccttgcctttaaaattcgcaaaattacCGTTATTCTTACAAGCTCTCCCTTTGCTCACATTACAGTTCTGATTACGATTGCTACTCTTATTGTGACACATTGTGGCTAAATGACCCTGTCTATTACATATGTTACAACGAAACCTTTTGTATCTACAGTCCTTTGTCTGGTGATTCCGTCTCCCACAGCACGAACAAGTTGTTGACAAATCCGAACCGTTGCGTCCTTGGTTCCATGTTTTTGATTTCGGGTACGTCCTGATGTTGTGAAAAGGCTGACCTTTATCCGATGTCGAACCACCTATCTGGACAACATCTATTGCCGCCGATTCGAGCGCTGTTGCCAACTCAACTGCCCGCTGATATGTTAGGCCAGCTTCACCTAACAATCGTTTTTTAATGGCAGCACTTTTTAGTCCCCATACAAACTGGTCACGCAAACTGGACTCAAGATTGTCTCCAAACTCGCACAAGATTGAAATTTGCTTTAAATT from Diprion similis isolate iyDipSimi1 chromosome 2, iyDipSimi1.1, whole genome shotgun sequence includes the following:
- the LOC124416211 gene encoding uncharacterized protein K02A2.6-like, which translates into the protein MTEAAIRQQLAEIEEQKRQLEQQRSQIAREHQRMVEESATITNTRAQLREATVYLSELRQNMASTTMGQIGQLKEFDMKEDFELWIERFEQFVIINNVIEVKQKSLFLTLIGTQAYSLLRNLCAPVLPSGKTLSELRTVLKGHLQPAQSVITVRYKFKECRQEDNQSIKQYLANLKQISILCEFGDNLESSLRDQFVWGLKSAAIKKRLLGEAGLTYQRAVELATALESAAIDVVQIGGSTSDKGQPFHNIRTYPKSKTWNQGRNGSDLSTTCSCCGRRNHQTKDCRYKRFRCNICNRQGHLATMCHNKSSNRNQNCNVSKGRACKNNDDDDQGKIVESNVAKTAPILIKLKVENVMLNFEVDTGSAISAISEKIYTEAEILKRLNLLPTKRYFKSYQGDIMVPLGLLIVNVEYNNISFKNFEMFVFKGNSTPIVGREWVRNLGLFKLNFGEQSDHGINYCQDTKFAIDEVMHEYSDVFTDKLGRYTKKKFKLELKENVTPVFCKPRPIPYALLPRVDKEIDRLVKDEILFPVDDSDWGTPIVPIVKKDSGDIRLCGDFKITLNPNLKKNKHPIPRVQDLLVRIKEGQFFSKIDLSRAYQQVELDDESKKLVVISTHRGLFAYNRLCFGVSPAPGLFQEEMGKILKGIEGVVCFYDDILIAGQTRDTHDERLQEVLNRLRDCGLTAQKKKCELFKTEVQFLGYVINKEGIHISERRIKAILEIPVPSNQKQLRAFLGVINFYAKFIKNYSEIVSPLYELLQKNVQWSWTKTRNDAFSKAKKCLISHNVLVHFDTNLKVKLTCDASPTGIGAVLAHVFDNDEIKPIAFASRMLTKAERNYSQIDREALAIVFAVKTFHQFLYGIDNISADFLSRMNSQIKEEGNEDSEEFTYLNYILDDIPTIDDQIVSEESERDAVLSKVISFVKFGWPKETSSEFKSFENRRRELTIENKCLMWGHRVVIPCTLRSRMLNELHEIDMGIVRIKSLARSYIWWPGIDRDIEEISKSCVLCLENADYPPRARLHPWSWPDAPNQRLHGDFLGPIDSQMYIVILDAFSKWLDVRPMSDITSKQTILVLKDYFTTWGLPVKLVTDNGPAFTSKEFMEFLVKYGVMHIRTAPYHPASNGAAENSVKTFKKKFKILVKSGLDKQEALFKFLFYYRATQHSTTGYSPAELQTGRAFRTRLDLLRPTLRNKVQVSQEAQQRNFCGIRCVQFEVNEKVMVKDYSSSSWILATVTSKLSPVTYQVIASNGIVWKRHVDQIKKCTQEIRPVVQNVEIKEHQPGRLGNDNTVMPSVTRDKNVIVDKVIQEVEIETENHPKLVNNSNESCVINDKFSCKEIPNVLENKLINATKCERAIMSKKRNPIMHKNVMTIPTLRRSSRTTKPPQRLDL